The following are encoded together in the Anaerostipes caccae L1-92 genome:
- a CDS encoding phage baseplate protein: protein MNMWENTVLTDKGTALQSKLLKGQPLKITNVKTGGEKVPIVNLRQQTTLAGVERKITLQPARTEDTTTIIPVLLDNINLKESYELWQVGFYAEDPDEGEILFCLSQSSVGKIIPSEDENPGFTITWDFYFNISNSTPIEVVLNSNGLVNIEQHQIHSNKINTITNKLDDLSSNLFLLTHPVGIVLEFGKNVDPNDYGGSWERFGNGRTTVGVDESDNSNNFNIVNKKGGNKDLQAHTHGLNNHTHSINLNSGIQSAGHTHGTGNSTYRYWPIASVEPGGDSGDVGGATYKYPRISSNGSWSRITSTGTQSANHTHNISGTSGGNSGNTSSSGSGDSQNLQPYITVYRWIRVL from the coding sequence ATGAATATGTGGGAAAATACAGTATTGACGGACAAAGGTACAGCACTGCAGTCGAAGCTGCTTAAAGGGCAGCCCTTAAAAATTACAAATGTAAAAACTGGTGGAGAAAAGGTACCCATAGTAAATCTGAGACAGCAGACAACACTGGCTGGAGTTGAACGTAAAATCACACTGCAGCCAGCTAGAACTGAAGACACAACAACTATTATTCCGGTATTACTGGATAATATAAATTTAAAAGAAAGCTACGAATTATGGCAGGTTGGATTTTATGCAGAGGACCCGGATGAGGGAGAAATATTATTTTGTCTTTCACAGTCATCTGTTGGAAAAATCATTCCATCTGAAGATGAAAATCCCGGATTTACAATTACATGGGATTTCTATTTTAATATATCAAATTCTACCCCCATTGAAGTGGTTCTAAACTCCAATGGCCTTGTTAATATAGAACAACATCAAATTCATTCCAATAAGATTAATACTATAACCAACAAACTGGATGATTTGAGCAGCAACTTGTTTTTATTAACGCACCCTGTTGGTATAGTACTTGAGTTTGGAAAAAACGTAGACCCAAATGACTACGGTGGATCTTGGGAAAGATTCGGCAATGGGAGAACAACCGTTGGTGTAGACGAATCAGATAACAGTAACAATTTTAATATTGTAAATAAAAAGGGTGGAAATAAAGATCTGCAGGCACATACTCATGGTTTAAATAACCATACACATTCTATTAATCTTAATTCTGGTATACAAAGTGCCGGACATACACATGGCACAGGAAATTCCACCTATCGCTATTGGCCAATCGCCTCAGTTGAGCCGGGTGGTGACAGCGGTGATGTTGGCGGCGCAACCTATAAATATCCCAGAATCAGCAGCAATGGAAGCTGGAGCAGAATTACATCAACCGGCACACAGTCTGCTAATCATACACATAATATCAGTGGAACTTCCGGAGGTAACAGCGGTAATACTTCAAGTTCAGGAAGTGGAGATTCACAAAATTTACAGCCGTATATTACTGTATACCGCTGGATCAGAGTACTTTAA